A stretch of DNA from Candidatus Hydrogenedentota bacterium:
AGGGAGCGCGATATCCTCTTCCACGAAATTGCGGATGGCCTCGTGCTCTTCAGGGTCGATCTTCGTGAAAAGTATCGCCACTTTGAAGTGGTCATCCCCCAGATCATCGGGATCGCAACGCACCACCACGCCCTCGGCATCGATACGGGTATTGGCCGGCGCGGGCAGATCCAGCGCGATCCGCATCCGCGTCATGAGCGCCACCGGCTTGACCGTGTGACACAACACGCCGTTCGCGCTGATATTGTCGATGTGATTCAAAACACCGGGACCCGCCGCGTCTTCAAAGACCGGCACGCCACGACGGCTCCGGGGATAACGGCGCCGTTCATCTCCCTCCATCCGCATGATAGAACCTTTACGTTTGCTGATTTTCCCGACGACTGCACAAGTAAGACCTAATAGTAGCGCACGACTTGGTAAATTGCAATGCGGCAATGCGTGAAGCGCCGGAGAATGGGTCGAATAGGTCCTATGAGTCCGATGAAAAGACTGGTGGATACGCCGCGCCCACAAGACCCTTCACCCGTCACCCATCACCACTTCAATTTCAACCCCACCCTCCTCGAGAGAATCCAACAAGTCGCTTGCCGCCCCCGGCGCCGTGGTGATCAGCCGTTGTACCGCGTCCAGCCCCACAATCCGGCAAAGGGATGTCTTGCCCAGTTTTCCCGGATCCGCGAGAACCGCCGTCTGGCGCGCATTCCGGATCATCACCCGCTCGCTCGCCGCCGCATCTTCGTTGGTATTGTATATCCCCCCCCTGTCCACGCCGCCGGGCGACACAAAAGCCCAGTCCGCATGGTACTCCGAAAGCGTCCGCACCGCCTGCGGCCCAACCAGAAGACCCGCCTCCGGGTGCAGCGCGCCGCCCGAAAGCAGCACGCGAAGATCCGGTAACTGAGACGCCCGCTCGCCCAGCGCCGAGGCAAGGCGAAGGCTGTTGGTAATTACGGTCAAGGGAAAAGTTGGGATATATCGCGACAACGCATAGGTCGTCGTGCCGCCATCCACAAATACGGAGTCGCCAGGCTGCAGCAAGGACACCGCGCGGCGCGCGATGGCCGCCTTCTCCGCCGAATAGCGCGCCGCGCGAAAGGCGTAGGGCAGCGCCCCGTCCTCCACCTGGTCCAGCCGCCGCAAACCACCCCGCGTCCGCTGGGCCAGCCCCTTATCCGCCAGGTCATTGAAATCGCGACGAATCGTCGCCGGACTCGCCCCGATCAGGGCATGGGCCTGCTCCGCGCCAATGAACCGATGGGTATTCAGGTGCTCCAGAATGCGCTCGTGTCGCTCAAGTTGAATCATGAGGAAATACCAACCCTAACAAACTGTTATAACTACGCTTACAATCAAAAACCCATCGATGTCGAATTGCATTTTGATTGATTATGACGTATAATAAGCGAAAATGAGTCATTTAACAAGTGCATTCGCCTTTTTGCCACGGTCCGGCCATGGTAATGCAGACCATGCCGCTACTACGGCACACTTGCGAAGGCCGAGTCTGGGCTTCTGAGATATCCCAGTTGAACCCCGCCTCGTCCGCGAAGCGGACGGGTATTGCATTACCACGGAGGACCGTGGTAACGAGTGGTGTCTCTGCCGCCCAAATTCGTGTAAATTCGTGTCCGTTCGTGGTTCTCCCCCACAACCTGAAATCAGGAGCCCCTGCCCATGCGTGCCATGGTTCTTACCGGCATCCGCGCGATGGAAATGCGCGAGGTACCCGATCCGAAGATCGCCGCCCCCACCGATGTGCTCATCAAGATCTCCCGCGTTGGTGTTTGCGGTTCCGATGTCCACTACTACACCACGGGCCGCATCGGCGTGCAGGTTGTGCAGTACCCCTTCGCCGTGGGCCACGAGTGCGCGGGTGTCGTGGAGGCCGTGGGCCCCGCAGTGACCCATGTGAAGGTCGGCGACCGCGTGGCGATTGAACCCGCCATGCCCTGCTTCGAGTGCGACCAGTGCAAGGGTGGTCGCCCCCACACCTGCCGCAAGCTGAAATTTCTCGGTTGCCCCGGCCAGGCCGAAGGCAGCCTCTCGGAATACATCGTGATGCCGGAGCACTGCTGCTTCCCGCTCAAGGACGAGACCACGCTGGAAGAGGGTGTCCTGAGTGAGCCCCTGGCGATCGGCGTCTACGCCTGCAAGCTCGCGGGCGATCTCAATGGCAAGCGAATCGGCATCCTCGGCAGCGGCCCCATCGGCATGAGCGTACTCATGCCCGCCAAAGCCCAGGGCGTGGGCAAGGTCTACATGACCGACAAGATCGATGCGCGTCTGGCCATGGTTAAAGCGGCGGGCGCGGACTGGACGGGCAATGTGGACCAGCTCGACGCGGTGAAGGCCATCGCCGAGGCGGAGCCCCTGCTGCTGGATATCGTCTTCGAATGCTGCGGCCAGCAGGAAGCGGTGGACCAGGCCATCCAGATGCTCTCGCCCGGCGGCAAGCTCGTGATGATTGGCATTCCCGAAGTGGACCGCATCTCCTTCCAGATCGATCTCATGCGCCGCAAGGAAATCTGCTTCCAGAACGTGCGCCGTCAGAACGAATGCACCGGCATCACCATCGACCAGATCGAAGACGGCACCCTGCCCGCCACGGCCATGGTAACGCACCACTTCCCCTTCGAGCGCACGAAAGAAGCCTTCGATATGGTCGCGGGCTACCAGGATGGCGTGATGAAGGCGATGATTACGTTTGACTGAAGATTACCCCCCCTACCCCCCCGCAAGCGGGGGGGACCGCAAAACGGAAGCCCCCAACGCCCGACGAATTCGAGAACCAAGCAACACTCCCCGCAGTGAAGGTCCCCCCCGCATGCGGGGGGGAAGGGGGGGTAGATCCCAGAGCAGATCGGTCCGATCCGTCTGATCCGTCCGATTTCCCAAAACCAGAAAGCCACCCCACCATGAAAGCAGCCCTCATCACCGCCCCCGGCGTGATCGAAGTTCAAGACGTACCCCAGCCCAAACCCGGCCTGGGCGAAGTGCTCCTCAAGGTTGGCGCAAGCGCCCTTTGCGGCACCGACCAGCGCGTGCTCCGCGGCGAGAAGCCCGTCTCCGTGCAAATTATCGGCCACGAACTCGCGGGCACCGTGGTTGAACTCGGCGAAGGCGTCCACGATATTGAGCTGGGCAAGCGCTACGCCGTGCAGACCGTCATCGGCTGTGGCGAGTGTCCCGCGTGTAAGCGCCACCATCAGATTCGCTGCCTGAAAGGCTTCAAGGCCATCGGCTATGCGTGGAATGGTGGCTTCGCCGAGTATATGGTCATGCCGCGCGAAGGCGTGGAGCAGGGCTGCCTCATTCCCATTCCCGACGACATGAGCGAGGAAGTCGCCACGCTGCTGGAGCCCATCTCCTGCTGCGTGAATGGCCTGCGTTTCTTTCCCTTCGAGGAAATGAAACATGTGGTCATTCTCAGCGCGGGTATCATCGGCGTGTTGAACGGCCTCGTGGCGAAAGCCTGGGGCGCGGAGACGGTCACCATCATGAACCGCTCCCAGGGCCGCCTCGATCTCATCAAGCAACTGGGCCTGCCCTTTGACAACCTCGTGAACACCAGCACCACGGACCCCATCGCCTGGATGAAAGAAAACACCGGCGGCCTCGGCGTCGATGGCGTCGTCTGCGCGGCCTCCGCAAAGGACCTTATCCCCCTCGGCATCGACCTACTCGCGCTGGGCGGGCACCTCTCCCTCTTCGCGGGCGTGTCGAAAGACGATCCGCTGGAGCCCATCGACCTCAACAAAATCCACTACCGAGAATTGCATCTCCACGGAGCCAACAGCTCCGTACGCAGGGACTACGAAGAGGCCATCCGCCTCATCGAAACCGGCGGCATCAACCCTGATCCGCTTATAACGCACCGCTTCGCCCTGGAGGACTTCAACGAAGCCTTCAAGACCCAGGCCAGCACGGAAGTGCTGTCGCTGAAAGTGGTGCTGCAACACTAAAGCCAAATTCATCGGACCGATAGGACGGATAGGACCGATTTGATTCTATCCGTCCTATCCGTCGAATCCGTCCTATCTAACGCCACAGGAGCCCCCAATGAGCTACTTCGAAAAATACGCTGCCCAAATCAAAACCTTCATCGGCGTGTGCCACCAGCTCGCCGCCAACAAATACGTCACCGGATTCGGCGGCAACGCCGCCTGGAAGATGGAGGAAAACGTCCTCCTGATCACGCCGACCCAGATGAACAAAGGCGACATCCAGTTCGACGACGTGGTCTTCATCAACCTGAAAGGCGAAAAGCTCGAAGGGAAGAACCGCCCCACCGGCGAGACGCCCATGTACCTCAACTTCTTCAACGAGCGTCCCGACATCCAGTCGGTCGTCCACTGCCACCCGCCGTACACCAACGCCTTCACCATCACCAAGGGCGTGAACCACCTCATGCGGCCCCTCTTTCCCGAGACCATCACCGAAGTCGGCCCCGTGCCCGTCGTGCCCTTCGCCCAGCCCCTGACCCAGGAACTCGCGGACAACTTCCTGCCCTTCCTGCAGAAGTACAACGCCTTCCTCATGGAAAACCACGGCCTGGTCATCCTCAGCCCCCTCGACATCAAGTGGACCATGATGAATACGGAACTGCTGGAGATGACATCGCTGCACATCCACAGCGCCATCGTCCACGGCGAGATCAAGGAGATCAGCCTCGAGGAAGTAAAGAAAATGGACGCCATCATGACCGGACGAAACTTGCCCTTCATGGGCGCGCCGGGGGTGAACAAGTCGCTGGTGGATGTGTTTTATCCCGAGGGGTGACGCCGGGTCGGTGGACAACGTGGATTCGCCGCGGCGAATCCACATCGTCCACAGGATGCGCTATACTCGGTCGGTGCCCTGAAAAGAACAAGAAAGGCCCCGTCATGATCATCGCCACCCTCCTCCTCACCCTCGCCGCCGCCCCCACCGGCGACCCCTGGCCCATGCACGTCATCGACAACACGTCCATCGGCGCGGATGGCGTGCGCCTGGGGGACTACGACGGCGATGGCCACCCGGACATCGCCACGGGCTGGGAAGAGGGCGGCTCCATCCGCGTCTACCACAACCCGGGCCCGGCGCTCGTGAAGGACACTTGGCCCAGCGTGGTAGTGGGCAGCGTGGGCTCGCCGGAGGATGCGGTTCTCGCCGATCTCGACGGCGACGGCGCGATGGACGTCATCAGTTGCAGCGAGGGCAAGGAGCGCAAGATCTGGGTCCACTGGGCGCCGGCCAATCCCGCCGACTACCTGAACGCCGAAGCCTGGAAGACCGAAGCGCTCCCCGCCGCCGAAAACAAGGCGCAGTGGATGTTTTCCCTGCCCATCGACGTCGATGGAAAACACGGCATCGACCTCGTGGCGGGCTCGAAAAATGAAGGCGCGGCGATGGGCTGGTTTGAGGCCCCGGAAAATCCCCGTGAGCTCGCGGCCTGGCAATGGCATCCGCTGCGCGAGGCGAGCTGGGTCATGAGCCTGATCTCGCACGACATGGACAACGACGGTGATCTGGATGTGGTCTACACCGACCGCAGGGGCCCGAAGCGCGGTACGGGCTGGCTGGAGAATCCCGGCAACGACGGGGACTGGCCCGATCATGCCATGGGCGGCACGGACCACGAGGTCATGTTCCTCACCCCCGCCCAGTTCAGCGTGGCGGGCCCCACCGAGTGGCTCTGCACCACCCGCGACGGCGGGCTGCTGCGCTTCACGCCAGGCGATGGGACGAAGAAGCTGGGCTTCCTCCGATTGGCCTACCAGCACTGGAAGACCGTCGAGCTCCCCATGCCCGAAGGCGTCGGCACCGGCAAGGGCGTCGCCGTGGGCGACCTCAACGGCGACCGCCTGCCGGACATCGCCGTAAGCTGCGAAAACGCGGACGACACGGATGGTCTCTTTTATCTTGAGCAGGGCCACGACGGCTGGAATCCCCGCGCCATAAGCGGCGCCCCTGGCGCCAAGTTCGATCTCGTCGTGCTATACGACATGGATCAGGACGGCGACCTCGATGTCCTCACCTGCGAAGAGCGCGACCGCCTCGGGGTCATCTGGTACGAGAATCCAAAAAAATAGGCTGGAGGCTGGAGGCTGGAGGCTTCAGTCGTCAGGCGTCAGGCGTCAGGCGTCAGGCGTCAGGCGTCAGGCGTCAGGCGTCAGGCGTCAGGCGTCAGGCGTCAGGCTTCTGGCGTCAGGCTCTGATGGGTTTCATACGACCCATACGACCCATACGACCCATACGACCCATAAGACCTATAAGACCCACCCCGCAATACTTTAGGCCCGCTCCGCCATCCAAAAACTGCAACGCCCGATCCCTACTTATAGGAGAACCACAAACACCCCAACCAAACCCCAAGGAGTCCGCCCAATGCCCGCAAGCCTCGGCCCCCACCCCCGTTATCTCGAAGAACTCCGCATCGGCGGTGGATTCAACAGCACGCCCGACGGTGGCGTCGATTTCGATAAATCCGGCAATATCGCCGCCAACGGCACCCTGGACATAGACGGCGCGGCAACCTTCGGCGACAATGTGACCATCGCGGGCGACCTCGAGGTGGCCGGCGTGGACACCACCTGGAGCATCTACCTCCCCGCTTCTCTCGGCATGCCCGACCCCTCGCTGCCCTGTGCCGCTTTCGCCATCGCCAACTGGCGCAACTTCCAGGTCGCCACAGGCTCCCTCGCCTTCGACCAAACCAGCCCCGAAGCCGCCTACTTCCAATTCCGCCTCCCCGATTCCTACGACGGGCGGCCCCTGAAATTCACGATAGAGTGGAGCGCCTCGGCAGGCACGAGCGGAGATGTGCGGTGGGGAGTCCTTCCAATCTCTTTCGCCGATGGATACACGCTCGATGAGACTGGAACAACGACCTACGTGGTTGACAGTTTCATCTCAACGAAATCGACCCATATCTGCACCATCAGTGCGACTCCTACCCACCCAATCGGCGGATCGCTCAATACCGTCCGCATCATTCGGTTGAGCAATCACGCGTCGGATACTTTCAATGCCGATGCGATTCTTATCGGTGTCGGAATCTCTTATTAGACATCGATCAACGTACCGCTGGCCTGCCAACTCACACCCTTGTAGGATGCCAAGTGCAACTTTGTAAAGTGTGCATATTGAAACCAACTGAGAACTCTCCGGCGTTCAATGAACACAACCTGGGGGGCGTTCAGCTTATCAAATACGTTGAGAGTGTTCCTGCGGAACGATAGCTTCCGAAAATTCGCAAAATACTCATAGTAGGGAAGAGATCGCAGTGGTAGCAGGTAGATCGTGTAAATAGGCGCATACATGAACGTGGTGAGAAATTGGGAGAGCTTAAGCTTTGAGCGTACTGACAACCCCTTGACAAACACTCGTCTCACTCGCTCCACAATATTCTCAGCAATCCAGTTACCCTCTTTGCTGTATACCCAAATTATGAACTTTCCGCCAGGCTTAACGTGACTCACGAGATTTCTGACGGTCTTATCTGGGTCGTCGGTGTGATGAATTACCCCAATCGAATACACCACATCAAAGGTTCTTCCTAAGTTCATCTCCGATATGTCCGCCTCAACAAAATCGATATTACTAAACTCAGAGTTTCGCTCGATAGCGACTTCAATTGAGTTGAGGTCTACAGCGACGATATGGTCTGCGTAAGGTGCGACAAAGCCTGTGTGTTGCCCGCCCCCACAACCCGCTTCAAGCACAGACTTGCTTCTGAAATCTTCGAGTGTATTCGGGTGAATCCAGTCCTTGAAAAGAAAAAGCTCGTCATCCCGAAATATTTGCCACTGCTCTAGCCATTGGGGTTGCTTAGTTTGTGTCATGGTGGGGGGCCATTATATGTCGTGCTAATCGAAGGTAATGATTCGTTGCCTTGGCACTTGGCCTTCTCCAGAAGACTCACAAAATGGAGATTTCGATCAAACATCATACTGAACGGAAATGGATATAGGTTTAGGCGATTTTGAACTAGCGTTGGGACGACTCCGTTTCGACTGAATTCGGCTTCCCATTGATGCCATGACCAATAGTTGTATCTTAACCCAACCCCGTGCCCGAAATTCCCGAACCAGTCCATGAACGATAGCACTACACGATCCCATGTCGTCTCGGCAAGATGATCTTTCAAGATCAACCCCTTACCAGAGACCCTGACGATTTCGCACAAGAACTTTTCTGGAGCAACACAATGATGTAGCACATCTGACACCAAACAGTAATCCCATTCCCCGGAATCTGCAGGAATCGATACGCCATCAAACAAGCGAACAGGAATAGATGGATTCGGCCATTCCATGATGTCGACGCCCTCAACGTAAACATCCGGCCTGAGTCGCATTATGCTCAGAGCCAGCATCCCATTCCCACAGCCGACATCAAGAATCCTTGTGTCAGCTATTGGAAGCAGAGAAATGGCCTCAGCTATTTTCCGAGTGCGCCTTTCCATAATAGACCCGCGGTGAACGCGGCCTAATAAATTGGACCATCTGGGCAATAATCAGCTCCATCCCAGTCTACTGTTGATATCTCTGAACCTACAGCTTCTTTTCATCCCTACTTCGTGGCCGCAGCATGCAGCGTAATCAGCCAACGTTCGGCGCTGATGAATCGCCAGCCCCAATCCTTCCACGGCTCGGGGACGCCTTGGGCCTGGATATCCTGGATGGTCTTGCCGGCGTTGACTTGCGCTTTCACGGTGTTGAAGCACTCGTCGATCATGGCGTGGAATTTCTGTAGATCGGCCTTCGTAGAGAGGGGCCCGTGCCCCGGGATGATCTTAACGTCGTCGGGCAGGGTTTCGAGGACCTTCGCAACGTTGGCGAGGTAGCCCTCCACCGTGCCGCCGTTTTCGAGGTCGATGAAGGGGAATCGCCCGGAAAAGAAGAGGTCGCCCATGTGGACGACATTGGCGCCGCGAAAATAAACGACGCTGTCGGTGTCGGTATGCCCGG
This window harbors:
- a CDS encoding PilZ domain-containing protein, producing MPVFEDAAGPGVLNHIDNISANGVLCHTVKPVALMTRMRIALDLPAPANTRIDAEGVVVRCDPDDLGDDHFKVAILFTKIDPEEHEAIRNFVEEDIALPRDAF
- a CDS encoding class II aldolase/adducin family protein, giving the protein MSYFEKYAAQIKTFIGVCHQLAANKYVTGFGGNAAWKMEENVLLITPTQMNKGDIQFDDVVFINLKGEKLEGKNRPTGETPMYLNFFNERPDIQSVVHCHPPYTNAFTITKGVNHLMRPLFPETITEVGPVPVVPFAQPLTQELADNFLPFLQKYNAFLMENHGLVILSPLDIKWTMMNTELLEMTSLHIHSAIVHGEIKEISLEEVKKMDAIMTGRNLPFMGAPGVNKSLVDVFYPEG
- a CDS encoding alcohol dehydrogenase catalytic domain-containing protein produces the protein MRAMVLTGIRAMEMREVPDPKIAAPTDVLIKISRVGVCGSDVHYYTTGRIGVQVVQYPFAVGHECAGVVEAVGPAVTHVKVGDRVAIEPAMPCFECDQCKGGRPHTCRKLKFLGCPGQAEGSLSEYIVMPEHCCFPLKDETTLEEGVLSEPLAIGVYACKLAGDLNGKRIGILGSGPIGMSVLMPAKAQGVGKVYMTDKIDARLAMVKAAGADWTGNVDQLDAVKAIAEAEPLLLDIVFECCGQQEAVDQAIQMLSPGGKLVMIGIPEVDRISFQIDLMRRKEICFQNVRRQNECTGITIDQIEDGTLPATAMVTHHFPFERTKEAFDMVAGYQDGVMKAMITFD
- a CDS encoding class I SAM-dependent methyltransferase, producing the protein MPRWSNLLGRVHRGSIMERRTRKIAEAISLLPIADTRILDVGCGNGMLALSIMRLRPDVYVEGVDIMEWPNPSIPVRLFDGVSIPADSGEWDYCLVSDVLHHCVAPEKFLCEIVRVSGKGLILKDHLAETTWDRVVLSFMDWFGNFGHGVGLRYNYWSWHQWEAEFSRNGVVPTLVQNRLNLYPFPFSMMFDRNLHFVSLLEKAKCQGNESLPSISTTYNGPPP
- a CDS encoding DeoR/GlpR transcriptional regulator encodes the protein MIQLERHERILEHLNTHRFIGAEQAHALIGASPATIRRDFNDLADKGLAQRTRGGLRRLDQVEDGALPYAFRAARYSAEKAAIARRAVSLLQPGDSVFVDGGTTTYALSRYIPTFPLTVITNSLRLASALGERASQLPDLRVLLSGGALHPEAGLLVGPQAVRTLSEYHADWAFVSPGGVDRGGIYNTNEDAAASERVMIRNARQTAVLADPGKLGKTSLCRIVGLDAVQRLITTAPGAASDLLDSLEEGGVEIEVVMGDG
- a CDS encoding alcohol dehydrogenase catalytic domain-containing protein, whose translation is MKAALITAPGVIEVQDVPQPKPGLGEVLLKVGASALCGTDQRVLRGEKPVSVQIIGHELAGTVVELGEGVHDIELGKRYAVQTVIGCGECPACKRHHQIRCLKGFKAIGYAWNGGFAEYMVMPREGVEQGCLIPIPDDMSEEVATLLEPISCCVNGLRFFPFEEMKHVVILSAGIIGVLNGLVAKAWGAETVTIMNRSQGRLDLIKQLGLPFDNLVNTSTTDPIAWMKENTGGLGVDGVVCAASAKDLIPLGIDLLALGGHLSLFAGVSKDDPLEPIDLNKIHYRELHLHGANSSVRRDYEEAIRLIETGGINPDPLITHRFALEDFNEAFKTQASTEVLSLKVVLQH
- a CDS encoding VCBS repeat-containing protein — translated: MIIATLLLTLAAAPTGDPWPMHVIDNTSIGADGVRLGDYDGDGHPDIATGWEEGGSIRVYHNPGPALVKDTWPSVVVGSVGSPEDAVLADLDGDGAMDVISCSEGKERKIWVHWAPANPADYLNAEAWKTEALPAAENKAQWMFSLPIDVDGKHGIDLVAGSKNEGAAMGWFEAPENPRELAAWQWHPLREASWVMSLISHDMDNDGDLDVVYTDRRGPKRGTGWLENPGNDGDWPDHAMGGTDHEVMFLTPAQFSVAGPTEWLCTTRDGGLLRFTPGDGTKKLGFLRLAYQHWKTVELPMPEGVGTGKGVAVGDLNGDRLPDIAVSCENADDTDGLFYLEQGHDGWNPRAISGAPGAKFDLVVLYDMDQDGDLDVLTCEERDRLGVIWYENPKK
- a CDS encoding class I SAM-dependent methyltransferase, producing MTQTKQPQWLEQWQIFRDDELFLFKDWIHPNTLEDFRSKSVLEAGCGGGQHTGFVAPYADHIVAVDLNSIEVAIERNSEFSNIDFVEADISEMNLGRTFDVVYSIGVIHHTDDPDKTVRNLVSHVKPGGKFIIWVYSKEGNWIAENIVERVRRVFVKGLSVRSKLKLSQFLTTFMYAPIYTIYLLPLRSLPYYEYFANFRKLSFRRNTLNVFDKLNAPQVVFIERRRVLSWFQYAHFTKLHLASYKGVSWQASGTLIDV